One Gossypium raimondii isolate GPD5lz chromosome 3, ASM2569854v1, whole genome shotgun sequence genomic window carries:
- the LOC128040000 gene encoding uncharacterized protein LOC128040000, giving the protein MESPALSRRMTQWQILLSEYDIVYVSQKSVKGSAIANFLASRAMKEYEPLEFDFPDEDLMCISEGESSKDQSWKMSFDGVSNALGHGIGAVLVSPEGNHYMLTARLNFFCTNNIAKYEACIMGLRAAIKRKIETLKVYGDSVLVIYQIRGDWEVRDSKLVKYRDLVAELVKEFKEVTFHYFPREENQLANALATLASMFKANRET; this is encoded by the coding sequence ATGGAATCACCCGCACTCTCAAGGAGAATGACACAATGGCAGATCTTATTGTCTGAGTATGACATTGTATATGTAAGCCAAAAGTCGGTAAAGGGGAGCGCGATAGCTAACTTCTTGGCAAGTCGAGCAATGAAGGAATATGAGCCGTTGGAATTTGATTTTCCAGATGAAGACTTAATGTGCATTTCCGAAGGTGAATCATCAAAAGATCAATCATGGAAGATGAGTTTTGATGGTGTATCGAACGCATTGGGGCACGGGATAGGAGCAGTTTTAGTGTCACCGGAAGGAAATCATTACATGCTCACTGCCAGATTGAATTTCTTCTGTACTAATAACATAGCAaaatatgaagcttgcatcatgggactTCGTGCAGCCATTAAACGGAAAATAGAAACCTTAAAGGTGTATGGGGATTCAGTGTTAGTGATTTATCAAATTCGTGGAGATTGGGAAGTGAGAGATTCGAAATTAGTCAAGTATCGTGATCTCGTGGCGGAATTGGTCAAAGAATTCAAAGAAGTGACTTTTCATTACTTCCCACGAGAAGAAAACCAATTGGCTAATGCCCTGGCCAcattggcttcaatgttcaaagCAAACAGGGAAACATAA
- the LOC105796034 gene encoding uncharacterized protein LOC105796034: MFVSNPRANPTDLIVPDLDDPMEIAKLETDDYDAQDRYKILEERLKAIEGAEVFSALSAKELSLVPDLVLPPKFKAPDFEKNDGTRCPKAHLVMFCRKMTGYVNEDKLLIHYMVPDRLTLQMMEKKPTETFRQYAQRWRDISAQVEPPLTETEITVLFINTLKAPFYDKLVGSATKHFADIVISGELIENAVKSGRIEGPEGSKRAIPMKKNEAEAHMIGTDGHCTPNSYPAQSRPHYRPP; encoded by the exons ATGTTCGTATCGAACCCCAGGGCTAATCCAACAGATCTAATTGTTCCAGATCTGGACGATCCTATGGAAATAGCAAAGTTGGAAACTGATGATTATGACGCTCAAGATAGGTACAAGATCCTAGAAGAAAGGCTTAAGGCAATAGAAGGTGCTGAAGTCTTCTCTGCTTTGAGTGCTAAAGAACTCAGTTTGGTGCCCGATCTGGTTCTACCCCCGAAATTCAAGGCACCAGATTTTGAAAAGAACGATGGGACGCGATGTCCAAAGGCACATCTCGTCATGTTTTGTCGGAAGATGACTGGTTACGTGAATGAGGATAAATTGCTGATACACT ATATGGTGCCTGATCGACTAACTTTGCAAATGATGGAAAAGAAGCCGACAGAGACttttaggcaatatgcacagagatggagggataTCTCGGCTCAGGTGGAACCCCCGTTAACTGAGACGGAAATAACGGTCCTCTTTATCAACACTCTAAAAGCGCCATTTTACGATAAGTTGGTAGGAAGCGCCACAAAACACTTTGCGGATATTGTAATATCTGGGGAGCTTATTGAAAACGCCGTCAAAAGTGGAAGAATAGAAGGTCCCGAGGGTTCGAAGAGGGCAATACCCATGAAGAAAAATGAGGCAGAAGCCCATATGATTGGAACCGATGGCCACTGTACCCCCAATTCATACCCCGCCCAATCACGACCTCATTATCGCCCACCTTGA